A window of the Penaeus vannamei isolate JL-2024 chromosome 19, ASM4276789v1, whole genome shotgun sequence genome harbors these coding sequences:
- the LOC113806961 gene encoding uncharacterized protein, translating to MQSVVLGVLALAAGAAAVVPAGGFAASPWVDTSMCSPTDSLMVCQLKKGQCSPVGAVFSPPGGPVKAVTSCANTTGVALGPQFFMSIGLAFVSGNPESLADKTSSDPAAVTAIRRCALNATGLLNADMMTLNRTAIAASVASAFSSPALGAAVSFAVAACPEPVDYKVTDFVTCLKTACMNSVSVSPFMQMAKTSFQSMMAAPPAGAPAAA from the exons ATGCAGAGTGTCGTGCTTGGCGTGCTTGCGCttgcggcgggggcggcggccgtCGTGCCTGCGGGCGGGTTCGCGGCCTCGCCCTGGGTTGACA cctcgaTGTGCTCCCCCACCGACTCCCTGATGGTGTGCCAGCTGAAGAAGGGCCAGTGCTCCCCCGTGGGCGCCGTGTTCTCCCCCCCGGGCGGCCCCGTCAAGGCCGTCACCTCCTGCGCCAACACCACCGGCGTCGCCCTCGGCCCGCAGTTCTTCATGAGCATCG GTCTGGCCTTCGTGAGTGGCAACCCCGAGAGCCTCGCCGACAAGACCTCCTCCGACCCCGCCGCCGTCACCGCCATCCGCCGCTGCGCCCTCAACGCCACGGGCCTG CTGAACGCCGACATGATGACCCTGAACCGCACCGCCATCGCCGCCTCCGTCGCCTCCGCCTTCAGCAGCCCCGCCCTGGGCGCCGCCGTCTCCTTCGCCGTCGCCGCGTGCCCTGAACCCGTCGACTACAAGGTCACCGACTTCGTCACCTGCCTGAAGACGGCCTGCATGAACAGCGTGTCTGTGTCCCCGTTCATGCAGATGGCCAAGACGTCCTTCCAGAGCATGATGGCTGCTCCTCCTGCCGGCGCACCAGCTGCGGCCTAG